DNA from Kryptolebias marmoratus isolate JLee-2015 linkage group LG8, ASM164957v2, whole genome shotgun sequence:
AATATCTAGTATTTTTAATGCCTTTgtcctaaattaaaaacaacagaaactcgAAGCAGGAATGAAAATAAGCCGAAAGAGCTGCATTATGGTCACAAACCGGAGCACAGAAGGTTCTTGACCTAACTCATTTGGCCAAGTATCAACTCACGAGTCTTTCTGTCGTAAACAGTTCACAGTCTGCTGTGAAATGATCAAAACTGATCTCAGCTCAAAAGCATTAGAACCCCCCACGTTAGAGTTAGTAAGAGCTTGAGCTTGAAATTATTAAAGCCAATATTTGAAGTTGTTAGTTGCCGTTGCTTTAACCTATAAAACAAATCTACGAAATTCAAGATTGTGCATTCATGTGCAGAAAAGAGTCTGTGAAGAGAAAAGCTAAGTTTAGGCAAAGTTCTTCAGACTACAGAAGTGGTTTTTTGTGAACAGCTGTTGACAGATGCAGAACTCGGTGCTCAAAGTTCCCACAGTTTGCGTGACCCTGAAGTTATGAGGAAAGAGTCCAGGGGTCTTCTTACCTCAAGCTGATTGGACGGTAACATGTCCGTCACAAATCTGCCCGTCCAATCAGAGGTTAACCACCTTCAGCTCTATTGCAAACCTCAAGAGAGAAGttgattttaaagacaaaaacagaaatattaccAGTCAGAGTCCAAATGCTTTGGAAATTAAAGTATAAATCTTAGATTTTCATGAtcaggtattttttattttatgattaggAGTTTCTCATCTGCACTCTGACTGGACAGTTTAATTAGtaattgagttatagccgtCCAATCAGTTCTAGGAATAAGAACATCTGtagttctctttttttgtatctgcCAACGTGAACACCCACAAAAACACTTGtatagtttcagttttttgggAAACTTCACTCTTGTTGTTTATGGAAAAATAAGTCTTTTCTGTGTGCGCACAAAGGTTTCTTCTCGGGGTAATTTACAACTTCGAACTCTGCAAACATTAATTCACAATCTCAAATTCTAATTTGAACCTACTACTTCAGATTGTCCTTCACAGTTGCAGCTATGACTGTTTTAAATACATCTTTTATTCATgaacacttaaaaaataatagtatTTACATTGTTACATCGCATGTTTAAAATGTAGTAGTAAAATACTTCAGTCTAGAGTACAGGTAAGTGCTCTGTTATTAAGGTTTAGTATTAGAGCTCTGGGGTTCATGCCAAGCCAGACTTGTATGTTGCAGCTCTGCAAAGTTGCGTAGCACTTAGTTAAATATCAAACAGATTTAATGCACAGTAACtattcagatttggattctgcAAAAATGCACTCAGAGGCATCACTTACGGATGGTTATTGATCCCAAAAGCTTTGTCTGCAGCAAGTTAACTTGATAAAAATGCAAGCACATCAAGCTCAATACAGCGTCTACCAAATTAATCAGCTGCTAATTTTATCCTCAGTAGCCTTTTCCATACGTAAGCATGCGTCAGCAGATGAGCCATCTCTGTTTACTGTCTGCATCTTTATGTTACCAGCTTTGACATACAAGGCAAACCCAGCGCAGCTGCAGGAAGATAAAACGCATTGTACTCTGCAGCTGAGTCGCCATGACAACAAATGCAAAGACACTAGAGAGAGAACAGCAAAGAAACTGACTGTATTACATATGGCACGTCTTTATAtcacaaaagcaaacagaataaACTCCAAGAAATTCACAACCAATGATATGCTGACAAATGCTTTCAGACAAAACAAGAGCAAAGGGACCTAAAGGGCAGGCAGTCACATTACAGGGAGTTTAACATCTTATCCATTTCATACACTGTGGGAGGATAAAATGTATCACTATGATATATTTCGAGCACAGATCTGCTAAAGAGCTTCTCTAATGAAACATATGCAGTTCTGGTCCCTGAAAACTCAACATCAGACCAAAAGGATGTGTGCAAAAGAAGGTTAAAAAATGTTAGtgtgctgtttttatctgtgcTGTATTTCCCAAGTTTGCTTCATGGGTAAACGTATTAAGAAAACCTGTTTTATGCCCAACTTGGTATATCCTCTAACAATATAAAAGGCAACTAGACAATAAGTTTAAGACTTATTATCTAGATCTTCTATGTATATACTTTGTATATTTCCTCTTtcaaaaataatagttttgaaTCTCAGGTTAGTCTTGATCTGACAGAAGTAATTAAATGAGTGAGTTTGAAGTGCAGTCATTGGTCTTAATGTTCTGGGTTTGGTTCAGAGGTCGATAATTTCACTGCTCACACTTGCGGAGTCGTCATGTCGACTGACTTCCAGGTAACTGCGTGACCCCACTGGCCTCCCTGGTCTCCCTCGAACCCTTTCAGAGTCTGGGGTGATAAATGGCCTTGTGTCATCCACTCCATCCTCCCCCAGATTCCCTGTTGATGTTCTGGAGGGACGAAGTGACACCGGACAGGACACTGATGAGGGTACACACGCTATGCCGTTCCCAGCCCACCTGTGACCTTGGTGAGATGGCGTCGGGGGAGCAGTCACCTGCCTGCTAGGCACGCTGCTGAGAATGCTGCCCCCCAGTGGCATAGAGGACTCTGTCGGGGCGTCGCTGCTGTCGGAAAGCAGCTGAGGGTCACTGTTTCTGCGGAGCCAGCCCCCCTGGCTGATCCCTGAACCAAGGGAAGGAGTCAGTGAAGTTTGGTTCAAAGGATGAAAAAGACTCCCCCCTTCGAGCAAGTGTTCTCTGTGCAGAGCCTCGTCGATGCTTCGAGTCAGATCAATGGGGGAGGGCGGCCGCAAGTCAAACTCATAGAAAGATAAGGAAGTATCCCTATCCTGATCCAGACTGCCACTCACTGAGCGCTGTGGGGGCTGACCCAGAGTCTGCAGTCTCAGCAGGGGCCCAGAGGAGCCATCAGTTGTGCCTCGTTCTGCAGAGTGGCCCCTGTTGTTTTGTCCGTAGTTGTTGTCTTTGACGCAGCTGGCCTGTGCCGCATTCGGTTCAAGGTCCTGGTTCCTAATGAGACTCTTGCTGATGTCAGCTCCAGGTCGCTCCTGGCCAGCCCAGTTGTTAGGCATCTCCCccacgcctcctcctcctcctacacCATTACTGTCAGACTTTCTGCAGGGCTTCCCCCGAAGGCTCTGGACTATCTTGGACCAGCACGTATGTCTTTGGGGGGAGCCTACAGATTGACCAGGGGATGGTAGTTCACCTGCTGTTCTGTCGTCTTGCTCTCCTTCCTCCCTTCCCCTGCACCCCGCAGGTCTCCAAAACACCCATGAACCCAGAATTAGGAGGAAGAACCCCCAGGTCAGTTCCAGGAGCCGGGCCCAGAAGTGCACAAGCCACCAGCCCCAGTTGAAACGGGTCCGATCGCCTAACAGTCCATAAAGCCAGATACAAGCATGGACATGCAAGCCACAGCACAAGGCTCCGAGTACTGAGCACACTGCCAACACTCTTCCCATAGTGACGCCTGTTCTCTGGCTTCCTGTCCAAGCTTTCCTCGCAGCCTCTTCAGGGACTTCGTGGTGGGGAACACGTATACGTGGAAACACATAGCACAGAAAGCCCAAACAGAGAGCCAGGCCCCAGCATAAAGACAGGGCCTGCAGTGTGATCGGCACTACAGGAGACAGAGCTGGAGACAAAAGATCGGCAGCCAACAGCACGGTGCACTGTAGCACAGTCAGTACAGCCACGAGGGGAGGATGCTCTAAAGTTGGAGTGAACAAACTCACTCTTGCCACCCTGAGTGCAAGCAGTGCCAGAACTGCGTGCGTCCACACCAGCAGGTGCAGAGGCAGGTTGTAGAGGGCTGTAACTGCAGGGAGGGGGAGGAATTTTCGTGTTCCATAGGGATCGATGAAAAAGAGAGCTGCCCTGAGGCCTCCGACGAGAaacagcagcacattggcaTGTGCCAGAGCACCTCGATGAGGACAATTTGTACCAGGGGACAGCACGAGGCCAAGTGCCGCTCCGGCAAACAGAAGGAGAAAGAGACTTGCTGAGCCGTAGACATGAAGTTCCCAGGCCAAAGCCAACGGTTGGCTCAAATCTCCCAGATAAAAAGGTGTACCATTGTTTGAAGCACTCACACTGGGAGAGGGAGATGGGATCAAAGTGGAATAGGGAGCTTGGTAAGGATGTCCCAGAAGAAGAGAGCGGTTCCTCTCAGCCTGATACGTGGGGCTGAATCTTGACCGGATGACAGGAACAACACCGGTTGGGAGGACAGACGAGGCCCCTGAAAAAGAGCACACAGTTTCggttaataaatgtttaaattcatGAGGAACCAAATGGTAAATTGATCATTCTATTAATTTGACCAATGGACAGAACATATGAAAGTACATGTGGAACCACAGAGAGCCACTAGAGGGGAGTAGTTGACTAATAAAGTTGTGAAGTACGGCTGCCTGATCCTTCCAGTTGTTTGAAGCAGCTCAGTCAGATCTGCTGTAATGCACTGCGAAGACCTACACATGGTTTATAaaccagataaataaataacacattcaatgaaaataatgtgaaattaatCTAATTACATTTACATCAGATacgtttctttcttttttctaatatCAGGAGAAATATAGTAATTTAGATGTCTATGTATCCATGTATGGAGACCTAAATCACAAACTGTCACTATTGGGTGGTCAGCAGTGGTCAGATGTTAAATCATGTGCCAAAAGATTACACAAACAATTGAATATCTGAACAGCTACAATCACACAACTCAACTATcttaacatatttaaacatgctTTCATGGTAATCATCCTTGTTATAGTAATAAACACATCTGACCAACAATGATTCAGCTGAACTATCCATGGGGCCTAATTGGATTATATAATTAACCAGAACATCTTTGTTATGAAACACAGCGTGCAGCGACACAGTGCGTCTCAGAATTACAAATGACCCAGAACATATTTTTAGAATATACAATACAAAACTATTTCATGGGGGCGGGGAGACACCCGATCATGTAATACTGTGTGTTGTTTTATGACtatttatgcttttgtttgttcaaactgCAACACCttattttgttgaataaaatggAAACATCCATCGGGGTTATAATCATATCATTAACACAGAGCTTTGTAACGTAACTATGGAGATACCACACaatgaaaaaacacaacacacgTCTAAGTTAActctttttattatatttatttaaaggacAAACACACAGCATGCTTTGAGCATGCAAATAACGAGTAAATGTGTAAATTTGTGGGCTTAGTGTCTCTAAAATGATGGATTTCTAGAAgtattgttttactgtaaacatttgAACCTAACAGATTGTGGAATGACTTTATCTAACACTCAACTTTCAGTCACTTTGAGTAACTCTTTCCCGAACAGAAGACACCCATAAGGCTGACACACTGATTAATGGCTCACTCTTACACATGTTTAACTCAactgttctctctctctcactctattcctcctgtctctctctctcacacacacacacacacacacactc
Protein-coding regions in this window:
- the LOC108232101 gene encoding proline-rich transmembrane protein 3, translating into MAPKSLLFPALLLFFLPFSDAQTIIGSSSSFPALDLPNNSPAPTKQTVRFWPSLPPRGRSDVPIRVTVQDRFTTTNSVEHEEKINHPMTQLNSSLVFNISTQSPSRGHTTVQTTASRPRTDTASLVFGRDLSKEEAAKNGLAPPLPTLPSSATAEPADDGETAGNPEEEPVKETEDGDSQGLGSGRTPTGAFVKQESPRLTPTVEMAQYRPQAQTMISKVSDEINPPLKEQIVLTTTSTTSAISSTRQPEKRATLPSVITQQTLKTLELTDKLAVNSPSTTPTSSNSTETQSQMARQPVPGQSQTGSHLNTSTAQVAHTSATGELGAAQKEDWTTTSQSSRATPTGSHTTVKSSRRGASSVLPTGVVPVIRSRFSPTYQAERNRSLLLGHPYQAPYSTLIPSPSPSVSASNNGTPFYLGDLSQPLALAWELHVYGSASLFLLLFAGAALGLVLSPGTNCPHRGALAHANVLLFLVGGLRAALFFIDPYGTRKFLPLPAVTALYNLPLHLLVWTHAVLALLALRVARVSLFTPTLEHPPLVAVLTVLQCTVLLAADLLSPALSPVVPITLQALSLCWGLALCLGFLCYVFPRIRVPHHEVPEEAARKAWTGSQRTGVTMGRVLAVCSVLGALCCGLHVHACIWLYGLLGDRTRFNWGWWLVHFWARLLELTWGFFLLILGSWVFWRPAGCRGREEGEQDDRTAGELPSPGQSVGSPQRHTCWSKIVQSLRGKPCRKSDSNGVGGGGGVGEMPNNWAGQERPGADISKSLIRNQDLEPNAAQASCVKDNNYGQNNRGHSAERGTTDGSSGPLLRLQTLGQPPQRSVSGSLDQDRDTSLSFYEFDLRPPSPIDLTRSIDEALHREHLLEGGSLFHPLNQTSLTPSLGSGISQGGWLRRNSDPQLLSDSSDAPTESSMPLGGSILSSVPSRQVTAPPTPSHQGHRWAGNGIACVPSSVSCPVSLRPSRTSTGNLGEDGVDDTRPFITPDSERVRGRPGRPVGSRSYLEVSRHDDSASVSSEIIDL